A single window of Bos javanicus breed banteng chromosome 19, ARS-OSU_banteng_1.0, whole genome shotgun sequence DNA harbors:
- the SPAG5 gene encoding sperm-associated antigen 5 isoform X2 gives MWRMKKLNLSLSPSPQPGKAAMRTPLRELALQPDAPTNSGKGPPHSPTPSPCKLGLQEGSNNSSLPDFVNAKKTDSPSEQFGHPSKWLEAYQHESDEQPLNLIPQTNSTPKTCEKGVDPRDNNVVKTMVLVPSPGRQQQDITLADRLDSMAEGNNFSLDEPLRPGDLLRKGVDFCMEDSFSETVPGMPEIPAFQDPPSQLLESPPNPCSEQQLHCSKESLKDRSTEAEPEDLVPSESNALLPSSLLWLSPSTALAADCPVSHVDPEGDILEHRAIEERKMSFPTLPEEAELGHQALVSNTDDIPSTCPSPNPGEMESQVVPGPAGKDASGIPGSDVGPWMSPLAWLEKGVNTSVMLENLRQSLSLPSAFQNAAIGTTPFSACSVGTWFTPPAQQERSTNTSQTGLVGTKDSASETEHLLWGRSPDLTALSRHDLEDNLLNSLVILEVLSRQLRDWKSQQSGPHPEVRDSSTQTDTLPNEMSKKPQHLQESQEVGQALQQARNVMQSWVLLSRELISLLHLSLLHLDEDKTALSQETRRAETLVSCCFDVLKKLKARLQSLKAEREEAKHREELALRGKDVAETVLEVFCAHASQRISQLQQDLASMGKFRGLLKETQTQLVGLHTEQEELAQQTASLTSALRQDWIAMQLDVSRELEQVSSHLEDYKSQLERLELENSRLAADLQAQLQILASTESQLKVLQSQHAHCTQDLAMKDELLCRLTQNSEEQTAQWQKEEMALKHVQAKLQQQQAVLAKEVQDLKETLEFAEQENQVAHLELGQVECQLKTTLEVLRERSMQCEGLKDTVENLKVKLASIVAETRQQDLEKMRQYSQELGVLTEQLHSLTLFLQTKLKEKAEPETLPISTASAFSQEHPPPSDSTFLGSPQTAEADEDPESTPVPLLGSDKSAFTRVASTVSLEPTETPGIEKSLAEMGTKTLELQSLCSLLQESKEEAVRTLQQKICDLQAQLQAQEEQHQEAQKAKEADIEKLNQTLCLRYKNEKELQEVIQQQNEKILEQIDKSGELIRLREEVTQLTRSLRRAETETKVLQETLAGQQNPDCQPMDTNWIQEKVWLSQEVDKLRVMFLEMKNEKAKLMVKFQSHRNILEENLRRSDEELKKLDDTVQHIYETLLSIPDVVNGCKELQGLLQFLS, from the exons ATGTGGCGGATGAAAAAACTCAATCTTAGCCTGTCGCCTTCGCCCCAGCCG GGAAAAGCAGCTATGAGAACGCCTCTTCGAGAACTTGCCTTGCAGCCCGACGCCCCCACCAACTCTGGAAAAGGGCCCCCACACTCGCCGACCCCATCACCATGCAAACTGGGGCTGCAG GAAGGCAGCAACAACTCATCTCTGCCAGATTTTGTCAATGCTAAGAAGACAGACTCCCCTTCAGAACAGTTCGGCCATCCCTCAAAGTGGCTAGAAGCTTATCAACACGAATCAGATGAGCAGCCCCTAAATCTGATTCCCCAAACCAACTCTACTCCCAAAACCTGTGAGAAAGGAGTAGACCCACGGGACAACAATGTGGTTAAAACCATGGTCCTTGTACCTTCTCCAGGGAGGCAGCAGCAAGACATTACACTTGCGGACCGTCTAGATTCGATGGCAGAGGGAAACAACTTCTCTCTAGATGAGCCTCTGAGGCCAGGAGATCTGCTGAGAAAGGGGGTAGACTTCTGTATGGAAGACAGCTTTTCAGAAACTGTTCCTGGTATGCCTGAGATACCTGCATTTCAGGATCCTCCATCCCAGCTCTTGGAGTCCCCACCAAATCCCTGTTCTGAGCAGCAGTTACATTGCTCCAAGGAAAGCCTGAAGGACAGGAGCACTGAGGCTGAGCCTGAGGACTTAGTTCCTTCGGAAAGTAATGCCTTGTTGCCTTCCTCCCTGCTCTGGCTTTCCCCTTCAACTGCCTTAGCGGCAGATTGCCCTGTCAGTCATGTGGACCCAGAAGGGGATATTTTAGAGCACAGAGCTATAGAGGAGAGGAAAATGAGCTTTCCCACACTCCCTGAGGAGGCTGAATTGGGACATCAAGCACTTGTGTCAAATACAGACGATATTCCATCCACATGCCCAAGCCCAAATCCTGGAGAAATGGAATCACAGGTGGTTCCTGGGCCAGCAGGAAAAGATGCCAGTGGCATTCCTGGCTCTGATGTAGGGCCTTGGATGTCACCCCTGGCCTGGCTGGAAAAAGGTGTCAATACCTCAGTCATGCTAGAAAATCTCCGCCAGAGCTTATCCCTTCCCTCTGCATTTCAGAATGCTGCAATCGGCACTACCCCTTTCTCTGCTTGCTCGGTGGGGACTTGGTTTACTCCCCCAGCACAACAGGAAAGGAGTACAAACACATCCCAGACAGGCCTGGTGGGCACCAAGGACAGTGCCTCTGAGACAGAGCACCTCCTGTGGGG CCGTTCTCCAGATCTGACTGCCTTGTCTCGGCATGACCTGGAAGATAACCTGCTGAATTCTCTTGTCATCCTGGAGGTTCTCTCCCGCCAGCTGCGGGACTGGAAGAGTCAGCAGAGCGGCCCTCACCCCGAAGTCCGGGACAGCAGCACACAGACTGACACCCTTCCCAACGAG ATGAGTAAGAAACCTCAGCATCTTCAGGAGAGCCAGGAGGTTGGACAGGCTCTGCAGCAAGCCAGGAATGTCATG CAATCATGGGTGCTCCTCTCTAGAGAGCTGATATCCTTGCTTCACCTGTCTTTGCTGCACTTAGATGAAGATAAGACTGCTCTGAGTCAGGAG ACTCGGCGTGCAGAAACCTTGGTGTCCTGCTGTTTTGATGTGTTGAAGAAACTGAAGGCCAGGCTTCAGAGCCTCAAAGCAGAAAGGGAGGAGGCAAAGCACAGAGAGGAACTGGCCCTCAGAGGCAAGGATGTG GCAGAGACAGTGCTAGAGGTCTTCTGTGCACACGCCAGCCAGCGCATCAGCCAACTGCAACAGGACCTGGCATCCATGGGGAAATTCAGAGGCCTTTTGAAGGAGACCCAGACCCAACTG GTAGGGCTTCACACTGAGCAAGAAGAGTTGGCTCAGCAGACAGCGAGTCTTACTTCAGCCTTGCGACAGGACTGGATAGCAATGCAACTGGAT GTTTCCAGGGAGCTGGAACAAGTCTCTTCCCATTTAGAGGACTACAAAAGCCAATTAGAACGACTGGAGTTGGAAAACAGTCGCCTGGCAGCAG ATCTCCAGGCTCAGCTGCAGATTCTGGCCAGCACAGAGAGTCAGCTAAAAGTGCTACAGAGTCAGCATGCCCATTGTACCCAGGACCTGGCCATGAAAGACGAGTTGCTCTGCCGGCTCACCCAGAACAGTGAGGAGCAGACTGCTCA ATGGCAAAAGGAAGAAATGGCGCTAAAACACGTGCAGGCAAAGCTGCAGCAGCAACAGGCGGTCCTGGCCAAGGAGGTGCAGGACCTGAAGGAGACCCTGGAG TTTGCTGAACAGGAGAATCAGGTTGCTCACCTGGAGCTGGGCCAGGTTGAGTGTCAGTTGAAAACCACGCTGGAAGTGCTCCGGGAGCGCAGCATGCAGTGTGAGGGCCTCAAGGACACCGTGGAGAACCTGAA AGTTAAACTAGCCAGCATTGTAGCGGAAACACGGCAGCAAGACCTGGAGAAGATGCGCCAGTATTCCCAAGAGCTGGGGGTGCTGACGGAGCAACTCCATAGCCTGACCCTCTTCCTACAGACGAAACTAAAGGAGAAG GCTGAACCAGAGACCCTCCCGATAAGCACAGCCAGTGCTTTTTCCCAGGAACACCCTCCGCCCAGTGACAGCACTTTCTTGGGAAGTCCCCAGACAGCAGAGGCAGATGAAG ACCCAGAATCTACTCCTGTGCCCTTGCTTGGAAGTGACAAGAGTGCCTTCACCAGAGTAGCATCAACAGTTTCCCTTGAGCCTACAG AAACCCCAGGCAttgagaagagcctggcagaaaTGGGTACTAAGACTCTGGAACTTCAGAGCCTGTGTTCCTTGCTGCAGGAGTCTAAAGAAGAGGCTGTCAGGACTCTGCAGCAAAAGAT ATGTGATCTGCAGGCTCAGCTGCAGGCCCAGGAAGAACAGCATCAGGAAGCCCAGAAGGCAAAGGAAGCGGACATAGAGAAGCTGAACCAGACCTTGTGCTTGCGCTACAAG aatgaaaaggaactcCAGGAAGTGATACAGCAGCAAAACGAGAAGATCCTGGAGCAGATAGACAAGAGCGGCGAGCTCATA AGGCTTAGGGAGGAGGTGACCCAGCTCACCCGCTCCCTTCGGCGTGCAGAGACAGAGACTAAGGTGCTCCAAGAGACCCTGGCAGGCCAGCAGAACCCCGACTGTCAGCCCATGGACACGAACTGGATCCAGGAGAAAGTGTGGCTCTCCCAAGAG GTGGATAAACTGAGAGTGATGTTCCTGGAGATGAAAAATGAGAAGGCAAAACTCATGGTCAAGTTCCAGAGCCAC AGAAACATCCTGGAAGAGAATCTGCGACGCTCTGATGAGGAGTTAAAGAAATTAGATGACACTGTTCAGCATATTTACGAG ACTCTGCTGTCTATCCCAGATGTCGTGAACGGCTGCAAGGAGCTACAGGGATTGCTGCAATTTCTGAGCTAA
- the SPAG5 gene encoding sperm-associated antigen 5 isoform X1 — MWRMKKLNLSLSPSPQPGKAAMRTPLRELALQPDAPTNSGKGPPHSPTPSPCKLGLQEGSNNSSLPDFVNAKKTDSPSEQFGHPSKWLEAYQHESDEQPLNLIPQTNSTPKTCEKGVDPRDNNVVKTMVLVPSPGRQQQDITLADRLDSMAEGNNFSLDEPLRPGDLLRKGVDFCMEDSFSETVPGMPEIPAFQDPPSQLLESPPNPCSEQQLHCSKESLKDRSTEAEPEDLVPSESNALLPSSLLWLSPSTALAADCPVSHVDPEGDILEHRAIEERKMSFPTLPEEAELGHQALVSNTDDIPSTCPSPNPGEMESQVVPGPAGKDASGIPGSDVGPWMSPLAWLEKGVNTSVMLENLRQSLSLPSAFQNAAIGTTPFSACSVGTWFTPPAQQERSTNTSQTGLVGTKDSASETEHLLWGRSPDLTALSRHDLEDNLLNSLVILEVLSRQLRDWKSQQSGPHPEVRDSSTQTDTLPNEMSKKPQHLQESQEVGQALQQARNVMQSWVLLSRELISLLHLSLLHLDEDKTALSQETRRAETLVSCCFDVLKKLKARLQSLKAEREEAKHREELALRGKDVAETVLEVFCAHASQRISQLQQDLASMGKFRGLLKETQTQLVGLHTEQEELAQQTASLTSALRQDWIAMQLDYVTWTALLSRFRQLTEKFTAKSRQTLQERDAAIEEKQQVSRELEQVSSHLEDYKSQLERLELENSRLAADLQAQLQILASTESQLKVLQSQHAHCTQDLAMKDELLCRLTQNSEEQTAQWQKEEMALKHVQAKLQQQQAVLAKEVQDLKETLEFAEQENQVAHLELGQVECQLKTTLEVLRERSMQCEGLKDTVENLKVKLASIVAETRQQDLEKMRQYSQELGVLTEQLHSLTLFLQTKLKEKAEPETLPISTASAFSQEHPPPSDSTFLGSPQTAEADEDPESTPVPLLGSDKSAFTRVASTVSLEPTETPGIEKSLAEMGTKTLELQSLCSLLQESKEEAVRTLQQKICDLQAQLQAQEEQHQEAQKAKEADIEKLNQTLCLRYKNEKELQEVIQQQNEKILEQIDKSGELIRLREEVTQLTRSLRRAETETKVLQETLAGQQNPDCQPMDTNWIQEKVWLSQEVDKLRVMFLEMKNEKAKLMVKFQSHRNILEENLRRSDEELKKLDDTVQHIYETLLSIPDVVNGCKELQGLLQFLS, encoded by the exons ATGTGGCGGATGAAAAAACTCAATCTTAGCCTGTCGCCTTCGCCCCAGCCG GGAAAAGCAGCTATGAGAACGCCTCTTCGAGAACTTGCCTTGCAGCCCGACGCCCCCACCAACTCTGGAAAAGGGCCCCCACACTCGCCGACCCCATCACCATGCAAACTGGGGCTGCAG GAAGGCAGCAACAACTCATCTCTGCCAGATTTTGTCAATGCTAAGAAGACAGACTCCCCTTCAGAACAGTTCGGCCATCCCTCAAAGTGGCTAGAAGCTTATCAACACGAATCAGATGAGCAGCCCCTAAATCTGATTCCCCAAACCAACTCTACTCCCAAAACCTGTGAGAAAGGAGTAGACCCACGGGACAACAATGTGGTTAAAACCATGGTCCTTGTACCTTCTCCAGGGAGGCAGCAGCAAGACATTACACTTGCGGACCGTCTAGATTCGATGGCAGAGGGAAACAACTTCTCTCTAGATGAGCCTCTGAGGCCAGGAGATCTGCTGAGAAAGGGGGTAGACTTCTGTATGGAAGACAGCTTTTCAGAAACTGTTCCTGGTATGCCTGAGATACCTGCATTTCAGGATCCTCCATCCCAGCTCTTGGAGTCCCCACCAAATCCCTGTTCTGAGCAGCAGTTACATTGCTCCAAGGAAAGCCTGAAGGACAGGAGCACTGAGGCTGAGCCTGAGGACTTAGTTCCTTCGGAAAGTAATGCCTTGTTGCCTTCCTCCCTGCTCTGGCTTTCCCCTTCAACTGCCTTAGCGGCAGATTGCCCTGTCAGTCATGTGGACCCAGAAGGGGATATTTTAGAGCACAGAGCTATAGAGGAGAGGAAAATGAGCTTTCCCACACTCCCTGAGGAGGCTGAATTGGGACATCAAGCACTTGTGTCAAATACAGACGATATTCCATCCACATGCCCAAGCCCAAATCCTGGAGAAATGGAATCACAGGTGGTTCCTGGGCCAGCAGGAAAAGATGCCAGTGGCATTCCTGGCTCTGATGTAGGGCCTTGGATGTCACCCCTGGCCTGGCTGGAAAAAGGTGTCAATACCTCAGTCATGCTAGAAAATCTCCGCCAGAGCTTATCCCTTCCCTCTGCATTTCAGAATGCTGCAATCGGCACTACCCCTTTCTCTGCTTGCTCGGTGGGGACTTGGTTTACTCCCCCAGCACAACAGGAAAGGAGTACAAACACATCCCAGACAGGCCTGGTGGGCACCAAGGACAGTGCCTCTGAGACAGAGCACCTCCTGTGGGG CCGTTCTCCAGATCTGACTGCCTTGTCTCGGCATGACCTGGAAGATAACCTGCTGAATTCTCTTGTCATCCTGGAGGTTCTCTCCCGCCAGCTGCGGGACTGGAAGAGTCAGCAGAGCGGCCCTCACCCCGAAGTCCGGGACAGCAGCACACAGACTGACACCCTTCCCAACGAG ATGAGTAAGAAACCTCAGCATCTTCAGGAGAGCCAGGAGGTTGGACAGGCTCTGCAGCAAGCCAGGAATGTCATG CAATCATGGGTGCTCCTCTCTAGAGAGCTGATATCCTTGCTTCACCTGTCTTTGCTGCACTTAGATGAAGATAAGACTGCTCTGAGTCAGGAG ACTCGGCGTGCAGAAACCTTGGTGTCCTGCTGTTTTGATGTGTTGAAGAAACTGAAGGCCAGGCTTCAGAGCCTCAAAGCAGAAAGGGAGGAGGCAAAGCACAGAGAGGAACTGGCCCTCAGAGGCAAGGATGTG GCAGAGACAGTGCTAGAGGTCTTCTGTGCACACGCCAGCCAGCGCATCAGCCAACTGCAACAGGACCTGGCATCCATGGGGAAATTCAGAGGCCTTTTGAAGGAGACCCAGACCCAACTG GTAGGGCTTCACACTGAGCAAGAAGAGTTGGCTCAGCAGACAGCGAGTCTTACTTCAGCCTTGCGACAGGACTGGATAGCAATGCAACTGGAT TATGTAACATGGACAGCTCTGCTGAGCCGGTTTCGACAACTCACGGAGAAATTTACAGCCAAGAGCCGGCAGACCCTGCAGGAACGTGATGCTGCAATTGAGGAAAAGCAGCAG GTTTCCAGGGAGCTGGAACAAGTCTCTTCCCATTTAGAGGACTACAAAAGCCAATTAGAACGACTGGAGTTGGAAAACAGTCGCCTGGCAGCAG ATCTCCAGGCTCAGCTGCAGATTCTGGCCAGCACAGAGAGTCAGCTAAAAGTGCTACAGAGTCAGCATGCCCATTGTACCCAGGACCTGGCCATGAAAGACGAGTTGCTCTGCCGGCTCACCCAGAACAGTGAGGAGCAGACTGCTCA ATGGCAAAAGGAAGAAATGGCGCTAAAACACGTGCAGGCAAAGCTGCAGCAGCAACAGGCGGTCCTGGCCAAGGAGGTGCAGGACCTGAAGGAGACCCTGGAG TTTGCTGAACAGGAGAATCAGGTTGCTCACCTGGAGCTGGGCCAGGTTGAGTGTCAGTTGAAAACCACGCTGGAAGTGCTCCGGGAGCGCAGCATGCAGTGTGAGGGCCTCAAGGACACCGTGGAGAACCTGAA AGTTAAACTAGCCAGCATTGTAGCGGAAACACGGCAGCAAGACCTGGAGAAGATGCGCCAGTATTCCCAAGAGCTGGGGGTGCTGACGGAGCAACTCCATAGCCTGACCCTCTTCCTACAGACGAAACTAAAGGAGAAG GCTGAACCAGAGACCCTCCCGATAAGCACAGCCAGTGCTTTTTCCCAGGAACACCCTCCGCCCAGTGACAGCACTTTCTTGGGAAGTCCCCAGACAGCAGAGGCAGATGAAG ACCCAGAATCTACTCCTGTGCCCTTGCTTGGAAGTGACAAGAGTGCCTTCACCAGAGTAGCATCAACAGTTTCCCTTGAGCCTACAG AAACCCCAGGCAttgagaagagcctggcagaaaTGGGTACTAAGACTCTGGAACTTCAGAGCCTGTGTTCCTTGCTGCAGGAGTCTAAAGAAGAGGCTGTCAGGACTCTGCAGCAAAAGAT ATGTGATCTGCAGGCTCAGCTGCAGGCCCAGGAAGAACAGCATCAGGAAGCCCAGAAGGCAAAGGAAGCGGACATAGAGAAGCTGAACCAGACCTTGTGCTTGCGCTACAAG aatgaaaaggaactcCAGGAAGTGATACAGCAGCAAAACGAGAAGATCCTGGAGCAGATAGACAAGAGCGGCGAGCTCATA AGGCTTAGGGAGGAGGTGACCCAGCTCACCCGCTCCCTTCGGCGTGCAGAGACAGAGACTAAGGTGCTCCAAGAGACCCTGGCAGGCCAGCAGAACCCCGACTGTCAGCCCATGGACACGAACTGGATCCAGGAGAAAGTGTGGCTCTCCCAAGAG GTGGATAAACTGAGAGTGATGTTCCTGGAGATGAAAAATGAGAAGGCAAAACTCATGGTCAAGTTCCAGAGCCAC AGAAACATCCTGGAAGAGAATCTGCGACGCTCTGATGAGGAGTTAAAGAAATTAGATGACACTGTTCAGCATATTTACGAG ACTCTGCTGTCTATCCCAGATGTCGTGAACGGCTGCAAGGAGCTACAGGGATTGCTGCAATTTCTGAGCTAA